In Pseudoduganella albidiflava, a single window of DNA contains:
- a CDS encoding glycoside hydrolase family 3 C-terminal domain-containing protein, giving the protein MHLAASSFTSTVRVLRAMPFAVALACAPGLAAAGAAPAYRDATLAPEARARDLVARMTLREKAEQMQSAAPAIERFGLKRYDWWNEVLHGVARAGHATVFPQAIGLAATWDTALAERLADAIALEGRANFNAALRRDAGGTARYFGVNYWTPNINIYRDPRWGRGQETYGEDPHLAGQLGMAFIRGIQGNDPKLYKGVATPKHFVVHSGPEPERHSFNVDVSPFDLEDTYLPAFRNAIVDAKAYSLMCAYNAVDGIPMCAHPLQNGLVRKDWGFQGFIVSDCDSVSDLVTGHKTSPDIPHAAATAVKAGTDLVCGRSYLGLPEAVTRGLITEAEIDTSLVRLLAARIRMGLLDGSAWDKVPYSAINSPPHRALAQQAAEEAIVLLKNGGNVLPLAAGARIAVIGPNAALLQSLEGNYNGTIVHPTLPVDALRKAFGAARVTYAAGAPLIDGKRMPIPETFLKVAADSGQHGLRGEYFDNLEFAGKPKMTRIDPVINFNFEHSAPQGFEPKRFSVRWTGVLVPPKPGQYELGFRMIVPRDRPLPNIKVWIDDELVVSPEKAGIGGGNTAECVAGNCQQRMEKIHFTFDDTRPRRVRIDYARTENDRHSALEWVAPRDALVDGAVAAARASDVAVALVGLSPDLEGEEMKVDFPGFRGGDRLTLALPDAQRRMLEAVKATGKPLVVVYLTGGPISDPWVEANADAIVHAWYPGEGGGAAIARVLAGQVSPAGRLPYTIVRSEADLPPFADYSMRNRTYRYFNGPVLHPFGHGLSYTSFRYAALKLSATRVKAGQAVQATVTVRNTGKRDSDEVVQLYLAKPGDRANPVLAGFRRVHVKAGGSRTVTMELDARAQSQVDAKGARFVRAGDYTVYAGGGQPKFAEVTQATLRVDGELALPK; this is encoded by the coding sequence ATGCACCTCGCCGCCAGTTCCTTCACCAGCACCGTTCGCGTACTTCGCGCCATGCCGTTCGCCGTGGCGCTGGCCTGCGCGCCGGGCCTTGCCGCGGCCGGGGCCGCGCCCGCGTATCGCGATGCCACGCTGGCGCCCGAAGCGCGCGCCAGGGACCTGGTCGCGCGCATGACGCTGCGGGAAAAGGCCGAACAGATGCAGAGCGCCGCGCCGGCCATCGAACGCTTCGGCCTGAAGCGCTACGACTGGTGGAACGAAGTGCTGCACGGCGTGGCCCGGGCCGGCCATGCCACCGTGTTCCCGCAGGCGATCGGCCTGGCGGCGACCTGGGATACCGCCCTGGCCGAGCGCCTGGCCGATGCGATCGCGCTGGAAGGGCGCGCCAACTTCAACGCCGCGCTGCGGCGCGATGCGGGCGGCACGGCGCGCTACTTCGGCGTCAATTACTGGACCCCCAACATCAATATCTATCGCGACCCGCGCTGGGGCCGCGGCCAGGAAACCTACGGCGAAGACCCGCACCTGGCCGGCCAGCTGGGCATGGCGTTCATCCGCGGCATCCAGGGCAATGACCCGAAGCTGTACAAGGGCGTGGCCACGCCGAAGCATTTCGTGGTGCACTCCGGGCCCGAGCCCGAGCGCCACAGCTTCAATGTCGACGTGTCGCCGTTCGACCTGGAAGACACCTACCTGCCGGCGTTCCGCAATGCGATCGTCGATGCGAAGGCGTATTCGCTGATGTGCGCGTATAACGCGGTGGACGGCATCCCGATGTGCGCCCACCCGCTGCAGAACGGCCTGGTGCGCAAGGACTGGGGCTTCCAGGGCTTCATCGTGTCGGACTGCGATTCGGTGAGCGACCTGGTGACCGGCCACAAGACGTCGCCCGACATTCCTCACGCGGCAGCCACCGCGGTCAAGGCGGGGACGGACCTGGTCTGCGGCCGGAGCTACCTGGGCCTGCCGGAAGCGGTCACCCGCGGGCTGATCACCGAAGCGGAAATCGACACCTCGCTGGTGCGCCTGCTGGCCGCGCGCATCCGCATGGGCCTCCTCGACGGCAGCGCCTGGGACAAGGTGCCGTACAGCGCGATCAACTCGCCCCCCCACCGCGCGCTGGCGCAGCAGGCCGCCGAGGAAGCGATCGTGCTGCTGAAGAACGGCGGCAACGTGCTGCCGCTGGCCGCCGGGGCCCGCATCGCCGTGATCGGGCCGAACGCGGCGCTGCTGCAAAGCCTGGAAGGCAACTACAACGGCACCATCGTGCATCCCACGCTGCCGGTCGACGCGCTGCGCAAGGCGTTCGGCGCCGCGCGCGTGACGTATGCCGCCGGCGCGCCGCTGATCGATGGCAAGCGCATGCCGATCCCGGAAACGTTCCTGAAAGTGGCGGCGGACAGCGGTCAGCACGGCCTGCGGGGCGAGTACTTCGACAACCTGGAATTTGCCGGCAAGCCGAAGATGACGCGCATCGACCCTGTCATCAACTTCAATTTCGAGCACAGCGCCCCGCAGGGCTTCGAACCGAAACGGTTCTCGGTGCGCTGGACCGGCGTGCTGGTGCCACCCAAGCCGGGCCAGTACGAGCTGGGCTTTCGCATGATCGTGCCGCGCGACCGGCCGCTGCCGAACATCAAGGTATGGATCGACGACGAACTGGTGGTCTCGCCGGAAAAGGCCGGCATCGGCGGCGGCAACACGGCCGAGTGCGTGGCCGGCAACTGCCAGCAGCGCATGGAAAAAATCCACTTCACGTTCGACGACACCCGGCCGCGCCGCGTGCGCATCGATTACGCGCGCACCGAGAACGACCGCCACAGCGCGCTCGAGTGGGTGGCGCCGCGCGATGCACTGGTGGACGGCGCGGTGGCCGCGGCCCGGGCGAGCGACGTCGCGGTGGCGCTGGTAGGCCTGTCGCCCGACCTGGAAGGCGAGGAAATGAAGGTGGACTTCCCCGGCTTCCGGGGCGGCGACCGCCTCACGCTGGCGCTGCCGGACGCGCAGCGCCGCATGCTGGAAGCCGTGAAGGCCACCGGCAAGCCGCTGGTGGTGGTCTACCTGACGGGCGGCCCGATCTCCGACCCCTGGGTGGAGGCGAACGCCGACGCCATCGTGCACGCCTGGTATCCGGGCGAGGGCGGCGGCGCGGCCATCGCCCGCGTGCTGGCCGGCCAGGTCAGCCCCGCCGGGCGCCTGCCGTACACGATCGTGCGCTCCGAAGCGGACCTGCCGCCGTTCGCCGATTACTCGATGCGGAACCGCACGTACCGCTACTTCAACGGGCCGGTGCTGCACCCGTTCGGCCATGGCCTCAGCTACACCAGCTTCCGCTATGCCGCGCTGAAGCTGTCGGCCACGCGCGTCAAGGCGGGGCAGGCGGTCCAGGCCACCGTCACGGTGCGCAACACGGGCAAGCGCGACAGCGACGAGGTGGTGCAGCTCTACCTGGCCAAGCCGGGCGACCGCGCCAATCCGGTGCTGGCCGGCTTCCGCCGCGTCCACGTGAAAGCCGGCGGCAGCCGGACGGTGACGATGGAGCTCGATGCCCGGGCGCAGTCCCAGGTCGATGCGAAGGGAGCCCGCTTTGTCCGCGCCGGCGACTACACCGTGTACGCCGGCGGCGGCCAGCCGAAGTTCGCCGAGGTGACGCAGGCGACACTGCGCGTCGATGGGGAGCTCGCGTTGCCGAAGTAA
- a CDS encoding sensor domain-containing diguanylate cyclase: MLSAASHFTSFRFKVSALVASMVLIAAIGVCGISLLIAESQIQRMIARQEISALSGAAAYLDNDLRTKQNVLRSIAEEALSRNLGARDVQALLESHPGLRDEFVNIVAFDARGDLVSSLKNRRDKVINVSTRPYFQEALRTRDSVISAPFRSVLSGRPVVSVAQPLSDARGNVFAVLVGGLDLLRPAFAAQVEALRTREQGYLFIIANDGTVIHHPRKELILTQPSADEMPAVAAPLAGPEGWRADILDGKEPSLVAWKRLRHADWTVAVSYPLRDAFAPMASVWFNALGAAGLFTAMAGIFGWGLVKVLMEPLEALQGVVESIDAGATDISAFNVDHADEFGVLSRALYRLSHSRKQAADDLHRLATTDVLTGTHNRRMFDQFLPAALARARRSGESVAVAFLDIDRFKSINDGHGHAAGDAVLVEFARRLQGAVRCTDTVARLAGDEFVVVYEQVRGAGEAHQLGGRILAAMEAPFQVGDTALHVTASVGIAITSMPTNADAIMQSADYALYGVKASGRNGYAVNVFGAEKLASVRGHEEFVSRGVVQERAKA, from the coding sequence GTGTTATCGGCCGCCTCACATTTCACCAGCTTCAGGTTCAAGGTCTCCGCCCTGGTGGCCTCGATGGTGCTCATCGCCGCCATCGGCGTGTGCGGCATCTCGCTGCTGATCGCGGAATCGCAGATCCAGCGCATGATCGCGCGCCAGGAAATCTCGGCGCTGTCCGGCGCCGCCGCCTACCTGGACAACGACCTGCGTACCAAGCAGAACGTGCTGCGCAGCATTGCCGAGGAAGCGCTGTCGCGCAATCTGGGTGCGCGCGACGTGCAGGCCCTGCTGGAATCGCATCCGGGCCTGCGGGATGAATTCGTCAACATCGTCGCCTTCGATGCGCGCGGCGACCTGGTGTCCAGCCTGAAGAACCGGCGCGACAAGGTGATCAACGTCAGTACGCGGCCTTACTTCCAGGAGGCGCTGCGCACCCGCGACAGCGTGATCTCGGCGCCGTTCCGCAGTGTGCTGTCGGGTCGCCCGGTGGTCTCGGTGGCACAGCCGCTGTCCGATGCGCGCGGCAACGTCTTCGCGGTGCTGGTCGGCGGCCTGGACCTGCTGCGCCCGGCCTTTGCCGCCCAGGTCGAGGCGCTGCGCACCCGCGAGCAGGGTTACCTGTTCATCATCGCCAACGACGGCACCGTGATCCACCACCCCCGCAAGGAACTGATCCTGACGCAGCCTTCGGCCGACGAGATGCCGGCCGTCGCCGCCCCGCTGGCCGGCCCGGAAGGCTGGCGCGCCGATATCCTCGACGGCAAGGAGCCATCGCTGGTGGCGTGGAAGCGCCTGCGCCATGCCGACTGGACAGTGGCCGTGTCGTATCCGCTGCGCGATGCGTTCGCGCCGATGGCGTCGGTGTGGTTCAACGCGCTGGGCGCGGCCGGCCTGTTCACGGCCATGGCGGGCATCTTCGGCTGGGGCCTCGTCAAGGTGCTGATGGAACCGCTGGAAGCGCTGCAGGGCGTGGTCGAATCGATCGATGCGGGCGCCACCGACATCAGCGCGTTCAATGTCGACCACGCCGATGAATTCGGCGTGCTGAGCCGGGCGCTGTACCGGCTGTCGCACAGCCGCAAGCAGGCCGCGGACGACCTGCACCGGCTGGCCACGACCGATGTGCTGACGGGCACCCACAACCGCCGCATGTTCGACCAGTTCCTGCCGGCGGCGCTGGCGCGCGCGCGCCGCTCCGGCGAGTCGGTGGCGGTGGCCTTCCTCGATATCGACCGCTTCAAGAGCATCAACGACGGCCATGGCCATGCCGCCGGCGACGCGGTGCTGGTGGAGTTCGCGCGCCGGCTGCAGGGAGCGGTACGCTGCACCGATACCGTGGCACGCCTGGCTGGCGACGAATTCGTGGTGGTCTACGAACAGGTGCGCGGCGCCGGCGAGGCGCACCAGCTGGGCGGCAGGATCCTGGCGGCGATGGAAGCGCCGTTCCAGGTCGGCGACACGGCGCTCCACGTGACGGCCAGCGTGGGCATCGCCATCACGAGCATGCCGACGAACGCCGACGCGATCATGCAGTCGGCCGACTATGCGCTGTACGGCGTAAAGGCGTCCGGCCGCAACGGCTATGCGGTCAACGTGTTCGGCGCGGAAAAGCTCGCCAGTGTACGGGGGCATGAGGAATTCGTTTCACGCGGAGTCGTGCAGGAGCGTGCAAAAGCATAG
- a CDS encoding CHASE domain-containing protein produces METRSGPLMAHAGRIVLCTLAYLAGAAICILVSVPTGNNSPVWLPTGIALAAVLRFGWPILPGVAAGAFLVNLYLMANGSGPGALHVAAALGIAAGNTLAAAAGAWLIRRGSRALRRDSPLVIYGYVLVAAVAAMIGAAPGGCVHALAGRIAWSGVVPVITLWWLGNVMAILLVTPLLSAWSSRHALRTLRPPRAACWLALLLGTMALATLVLYRVAPQPWQALAPWLLLAPAIGAAYLFGAPGGSAAAAIAAAGAIAATLGGAGPFATRDQFHSLLGLDIYLALLGMATMLVTNTAAGHHRPATDTRPGRWPVGTLALCLGITAAAWHAVGRQAEFRTRERFDAIIDLTWQQMDYRMANYRRMLMAGKAFFEGSDDVSEAEWNAYVANFDVERAFPGTLGLGFAAWLRSPGEAAAHLEQQRSRRAAYRIWPEPVRWPVAAVTYLAPPNVPNERPIGYDMMSEINRQHALEGAVASAGIGSTGTIGLVHDIGKGGRHGFLMFMPLYHRGAPTGSAADREAALRGFIYSPFRVRDMVDSLLGRHDAFALRITDLHPASRGREIYRSASPGNDTGNGGSDAGAQESRYVKPLAAVRTLAIDEAGHRWQLEFTASARFESGIDRQGPLLTLGLGALISFLLFSIVRGLASTRARALQMAQQITRELQLQQRAVRQSEERFRLFTASVRSHAIIFLDAAGRVEAWNDGAANLFGHADGEAIGRALDLWADPERGRALLAEAAAGDSATAVTELVRKDGTRFTGELQLTAVRRDGVPTGFACIVRDVTAAREAEEQLRQAVAIAQSASRAKSAFVANMSHELRTPMNGVLGIAALLERGALDKEQRDLLRMIRSSGETLLAVLNDILDFSKIEAGKVDLHPEAVALDDVALACARLMAVNGGGRLRVLVDVAPALPPTIVADALRLEQILTNLIGNALKFTTHGAVECRFVRAALEGAPALRVDVADTGIGIDPEQQKRLFSAFAQADASTTRRFGGTGLGLTIARSLASLMGGTLEVASMPGAGSTFTLTVPLQEAAAPDRYALAPEHQSLSVLLCEPETRTVSALANATARWGWHLHIAHDPARVGLLLAVPGALPWDLAIVGPGIDGAQVIAALAARRAQLPPGFALIRILAGFDLPAGDTAVPFPVAVVHAPATRAALHAALLEARSRPEPAPPPVADDGVAPLAGMRVLLAEDNPINQTVAVALLDYAGAAVTVAGDGAAALARLEQDPAGFDIVLMDVQMPVLDGLAATREIRDRLRLAVPVVAMTAGVTQEERDACNAAGMDAFIAKPIDEGELVDMLRRYRRS; encoded by the coding sequence ATGGAGACGCGTTCCGGACCGCTCATGGCCCACGCCGGCAGGATCGTGCTGTGCACGCTCGCGTACCTGGCTGGGGCAGCCATCTGCATTCTCGTCTCCGTCCCCACGGGGAACAACAGCCCGGTGTGGCTGCCGACCGGCATCGCACTGGCCGCGGTGCTGCGCTTCGGGTGGCCGATACTGCCCGGCGTGGCGGCCGGCGCCTTCCTGGTCAACCTGTACCTGATGGCCAATGGCTCGGGGCCGGGCGCGCTGCATGTCGCCGCGGCGCTCGGCATCGCCGCCGGCAATACGCTGGCCGCGGCGGCGGGTGCCTGGCTGATCCGGCGCGGCTCCCGCGCCCTGCGCCGCGACAGCCCCCTGGTGATCTACGGCTACGTGCTGGTCGCGGCGGTGGCGGCGATGATCGGCGCGGCGCCCGGCGGTTGCGTGCACGCCCTCGCCGGGCGGATCGCGTGGAGCGGGGTGGTCCCGGTCATCACGCTGTGGTGGCTGGGCAATGTCATGGCGATCCTGCTGGTGACGCCGCTGCTGTCGGCCTGGAGCTCGCGCCACGCCTTGCGCACGCTGCGACCGCCCCGCGCGGCGTGCTGGCTGGCCCTGCTGCTGGGAACGATGGCGCTGGCCACCCTGGTCCTGTACCGGGTGGCGCCGCAGCCATGGCAGGCACTGGCGCCATGGCTGCTGCTGGCGCCGGCGATCGGTGCCGCCTACCTGTTCGGTGCACCCGGTGGTTCCGCCGCCGCCGCGATCGCCGCGGCCGGCGCGATCGCCGCCACGCTGGGTGGTGCCGGGCCGTTCGCCACCCGCGACCAGTTCCATTCGCTGCTCGGCCTGGACATCTACCTGGCATTGCTGGGCATGGCGACCATGCTCGTGACCAATACCGCGGCCGGCCACCACCGCCCGGCGACGGATACGCGGCCGGGGCGCTGGCCGGTCGGCACCCTGGCGCTGTGCCTGGGCATCACGGCGGCCGCCTGGCATGCGGTCGGCCGGCAGGCCGAGTTCCGCACCCGCGAGCGCTTCGACGCGATCATCGACCTCACATGGCAGCAGATGGACTACCGGATGGCCAACTACCGCCGCATGCTGATGGCCGGCAAAGCCTTCTTCGAAGGGTCGGACGACGTTTCCGAAGCGGAGTGGAATGCCTACGTGGCCAATTTCGACGTGGAACGGGCATTTCCCGGCACGCTGGGCCTGGGTTTCGCCGCCTGGCTGCGCTCCCCCGGCGAGGCCGCCGCGCACCTGGAGCAACAGCGCTCGCGCCGCGCGGCCTACCGCATCTGGCCGGAACCGGTGCGCTGGCCGGTGGCCGCCGTCACGTACCTGGCGCCGCCCAACGTGCCGAACGAGCGCCCCATCGGCTACGACATGATGTCCGAGATCAACCGCCAGCACGCGCTGGAGGGGGCCGTCGCGAGCGCCGGGATCGGCAGCACGGGCACCATCGGCCTGGTGCATGACATCGGCAAGGGCGGACGGCATGGCTTCCTGATGTTCATGCCGCTGTACCACCGCGGCGCGCCGACCGGATCGGCCGCGGACCGCGAGGCGGCGCTGCGCGGCTTCATCTACAGCCCGTTCCGGGTGCGCGACATGGTCGACAGCCTGCTCGGCAGGCACGACGCGTTCGCGCTGCGCATCACCGACCTGCATCCGGCATCGCGGGGACGGGAAATCTATCGCAGCGCCAGTCCTGGCAACGACACCGGCAACGGCGGCAGCGACGCCGGCGCGCAGGAATCGCGCTACGTGAAACCGCTGGCGGCCGTGCGGACGCTGGCGATCGACGAGGCCGGGCACCGCTGGCAGCTGGAATTCACCGCCAGTGCCCGCTTCGAATCCGGCATCGACCGGCAGGGCCCGCTGCTGACGCTGGGCCTGGGCGCGCTGATCAGCTTCCTGCTGTTCAGTATCGTGCGCGGCCTCGCCTCGACGCGCGCGCGGGCGCTGCAGATGGCCCAGCAGATCACCCGCGAGCTGCAACTGCAGCAGCGCGCGGTGCGCCAGAGCGAGGAACGCTTCCGCCTGTTCACGGCCAGCGTGCGCAGCCACGCCATCATCTTCCTCGATGCCGCCGGCCGCGTGGAGGCGTGGAACGACGGCGCCGCCAACCTGTTCGGCCACGCGGACGGCGAGGCGATCGGCCGCGCACTCGACCTGTGGGCCGACCCGGAACGGGGCCGCGCGCTGCTGGCCGAGGCGGCGGCCGGCGACAGCGCCACCGCCGTCACGGAACTGGTGCGCAAGGATGGCACCCGCTTCACCGGGGAACTGCAACTGACGGCCGTGCGGCGCGACGGCGTGCCGACCGGCTTCGCCTGCATCGTGCGCGACGTGACGGCCGCACGCGAGGCCGAGGAACAATTGCGGCAGGCGGTGGCGATCGCGCAGAGCGCCAGCCGGGCCAAGAGCGCCTTCGTGGCCAACATGAGCCATGAACTGCGCACGCCGATGAATGGCGTGCTGGGCATCGCCGCCCTGCTGGAACGCGGCGCGCTGGACAAGGAACAGCGCGACCTGCTGCGGATGATCCGCAGCTCCGGCGAAACGCTGCTGGCGGTGCTGAACGATATTCTCGACTTTTCCAAGATCGAGGCCGGCAAGGTCGACCTGCACCCGGAAGCGGTGGCCCTGGACGACGTGGCCCTGGCGTGCGCCCGCCTGATGGCCGTCAACGGCGGCGGCCGGCTGCGCGTGCTGGTCGACGTGGCGCCGGCGCTGCCGCCCACGATCGTGGCCGATGCGCTGCGGCTGGAGCAGATCCTGACGAACCTGATCGGCAACGCCCTGAAATTCACCACGCACGGCGCCGTCGAATGCCGCTTCGTGCGCGCCGCGCTGGAGGGCGCGCCGGCGCTGAGGGTGGATGTCGCCGACACCGGCATCGGCATCGACCCGGAGCAGCAGAAGCGGCTGTTTTCCGCGTTTGCCCAGGCCGATGCGTCGACCACGCGGCGCTTCGGCGGCACCGGCCTCGGCCTGACGATCGCGCGCAGCCTGGCCAGCCTGATGGGCGGCACGCTGGAGGTGGCCAGCATGCCCGGCGCCGGCAGCACGTTTACCCTGACAGTGCCGCTGCAGGAGGCCGCCGCGCCGGACCGCTACGCCCTGGCGCCCGAGCACCAGTCGCTGTCCGTGCTGCTGTGCGAACCGGAAACGCGGACGGTGTCGGCGCTGGCCAATGCCACGGCGCGCTGGGGCTGGCACCTGCACATCGCCCACGATCCGGCGCGCGTGGGCCTGCTGCTGGCGGTGCCGGGCGCATTGCCCTGGGACCTGGCCATCGTCGGCCCCGGCATCGATGGCGCCCAGGTGATCGCCGCGCTGGCCGCGCGGCGTGCGCAGCTTCCGCCCGGCTTCGCGCTGATCCGCATCCTGGCCGGCTTCGACCTGCCAGCCGGCGATACGGCGGTGCCCTTCCCCGTCGCGGTCGTGCATGCGCCGGCCACCCGCGCCGCGCTGCATGCCGCGCTACTGGAAGCGCGCTCGCGGCCCGAACCGGCACCACCTCCGGTGGCCGACGATGGCGTCGCGCCGCTGGCCGGCATGCGCGTGCTGCTGGCCGAGGACAATCCCATCAACCAGACGGTGGCCGTGGCCCTGCTCGACTACGCCGGCGCGGCCGTCACCGTGGCCGGCGATGGCGCCGCGGCGCTGGCCCGGCTGGAACAGGACCCGGCCGGCTTCGACATCGTGCTGATGGACGTGCAGATGCCCGTACTGGACGGGCTGGCCGCCACGCGCGAGATCCGCGACAGGCTGCGGCTGGCGGTGCCGGTGGTGGCGATGACCGCCGGCGTCACGCAGGAAGAACGCGATGCCTGCAACGCGGCGGGCATGGATGCGTTCATCGCCAAGCCGATCGACGAGGGGGAACTGGTGGACATGCTGCGCAGGTATCGGCGAAGCTGA
- a CDS encoding GntR family transcriptional regulator, translated as MSEHTLPGTFRLDRSRSAALQVYEHLRELIVTLALPPGAVLSRNELAGYFDVSVTPVRDALARLDDEKLVEVFPQHATRVRAVDLSSAREAHFLRLSVELELVHGLAQRRDPQLAARLLELVERQRACLERGDLASFTAVDMEFHRTLYDAALLTGLWERLRDGSGNLDRLRRLHLPLNNKAQSILEQHAEIARAIGDGDAARAQSWVRKHLSGTLSELDALRERYPDFVLPVH; from the coding sequence ATGAGCGAACACACCTTACCTGGCACTTTCCGGCTCGACCGGTCCCGCAGCGCGGCGCTGCAGGTGTATGAACACCTGCGCGAACTGATCGTTACCCTGGCGCTGCCGCCCGGCGCCGTGCTGTCCCGCAACGAGCTGGCCGGGTATTTCGACGTGTCGGTCACCCCCGTGCGCGATGCGCTGGCGCGGCTGGACGACGAAAAGCTGGTCGAAGTCTTTCCCCAGCACGCCACGCGGGTGCGCGCGGTCGACCTGTCGTCGGCCCGCGAAGCGCATTTCCTGCGGCTGTCGGTGGAGCTGGAACTGGTGCATGGCCTGGCCCAGCGGCGCGATCCGCAACTGGCGGCCCGGCTGCTCGAACTGGTTGAGCGGCAGCGCGCCTGCCTGGAGCGGGGCGACCTGGCCAGCTTCACGGCGGTGGACATGGAATTCCACCGCACGCTGTACGACGCCGCGCTGCTGACCGGCTTGTGGGAACGGCTGCGCGACGGCAGCGGTAACCTGGACCGGCTGCGCCGGCTGCACCTGCCGCTGAACAACAAGGCCCAGTCGATCCTGGAACAGCACGCCGAGATCGCCCGCGCCATCGGCGACGGCGATGCCGCGCGCGCCCAGTCGTGGGTGCGCAAGCATCTGTCCGGCACGCTGTCGGAACTGGACGCGCTGCGCGAGCGGTATCCGGACTTCGTGCTGCCGGTGCATTGA
- a CDS encoding YbfB/YjiJ family MFS transporter: protein MTTRSPASSASPASPASSTLSTTSTLSTTSTTSASATEPAEAADATTLAVPDALPAPVAIFAGLSASLVAIGLARFAYTPLIPPLIEAHWFGASDVVYLGAANFAGYFAGALSGRRLGARFSHRAMLRWMMALAALSFAACAWPVSLAWYFTWRLASGFAGAVVMVLVAQTILPMVAPARRGLASGAIFMGIGAGIVASGTLVPLMMKAGLGATWLGLAALSALLTGLTWRAWPAHAPVAATRGAKVPMPAAVRLLYAAYAAVAVGLLGAAVFLVDYVARGLARGTGAGALYWIVYGAGALSGPVLYGLVADRIGFGRALRGGLALSGAAALALAYMDHPAALAVASALLGAFTPGVVTLMIGRIHELLPGDSHAQHAAWGHSTTMFALFQALAGYAFSFLFAHSGGRHHVVFVASALAFGAALLLEAASARRR from the coding sequence ATGACCACCCGATCACCAGCCTCGTCAGCCTCGCCAGCCTCGCCAGCCTCATCAACCTTATCAACCACATCAACCTTATCAACCACATCGACCACATCAGCCTCGGCCACGGAACCCGCCGAAGCCGCCGATGCCACCACCCTGGCCGTACCGGACGCGCTGCCGGCCCCGGTCGCGATCTTCGCCGGGCTGTCCGCCAGCCTGGTGGCGATCGGCCTGGCCCGCTTCGCCTACACGCCGCTGATCCCGCCGCTGATCGAGGCGCACTGGTTCGGCGCCAGCGACGTCGTCTACCTGGGCGCGGCGAATTTCGCCGGCTATTTCGCCGGCGCGCTGTCCGGCCGGCGCCTCGGTGCACGCTTTTCCCACCGCGCCATGCTGCGGTGGATGATGGCGCTGGCCGCGCTGTCGTTCGCGGCGTGCGCATGGCCCGTCTCGCTGGCGTGGTATTTCACGTGGCGGCTGGCGTCGGGCTTCGCCGGCGCGGTGGTGATGGTGCTGGTGGCGCAAACGATCCTGCCGATGGTGGCACCGGCCCGGCGCGGCCTGGCCAGCGGCGCCATCTTCATGGGCATCGGCGCCGGGATCGTGGCATCCGGCACGCTGGTGCCGCTGATGATGAAGGCTGGCTTGGGCGCCACCTGGCTCGGCCTGGCCGCGCTGTCGGCCCTGCTGACCGGCTTGACCTGGCGTGCCTGGCCGGCGCATGCGCCGGTGGCCGCCACCCGCGGCGCGAAGGTGCCCATGCCGGCGGCCGTGCGGCTGCTGTACGCCGCCTATGCCGCGGTGGCGGTCGGCCTGCTGGGCGCCGCCGTGTTCCTCGTCGATTACGTGGCGCGCGGCCTGGCCCGGGGCACCGGGGCGGGCGCGCTGTACTGGATCGTGTACGGCGCCGGCGCGCTGTCCGGCCCCGTGCTGTATGGACTGGTGGCGGACCGCATCGGTTTCGGCAGGGCCTTGCGGGGCGGCCTGGCACTGTCCGGCGCGGCCGCGCTGGCGCTGGCCTATATGGACCACCCGGCCGCGCTGGCCGTGGCCAGCGCCCTGCTGGGCGCGTTCACGCCGGGCGTCGTCACGCTGATGATCGGCCGCATCCATGAACTGCTGCCGGGCGACAGCCACGCCCAGCATGCGGCCTGGGGCCATTCGACCACGATGTTCGCGCTGTTCCAGGCACTGGCCGGCTATGCGTTCTCGTTCCTGTTCGCACACAGCGGCGGCCGGCACCATGTGGTCTTCGTCGCCTCCGCGCTGGCGTTCGGTGCCGCGCTGCTGCTGGAGGCGGCCAGCGCAAGGCGGCGCTGA